A stretch of the Papaver somniferum cultivar HN1 chromosome 6, ASM357369v1, whole genome shotgun sequence genome encodes the following:
- the LOC113291922 gene encoding glutamic acid-rich protein-like, with product MRKKSPAKRKSEDDEKDARQRKKDRIRRKIQRAEEKRQFLDVVPSDSDADVPEEETTWGLPDQCARELEIPMEQIDAEAKAEEDSDSYDDFYVHPDVTNSHDSDSEEEDSEKDSDEDSEKDNDDESGNSYGSDE from the exons ATGAGAAAGAAAAGCCCAGC GAAAAGAAAATCCGAAGACGATGAGAAAGATGCTCGTCAACGCAaaaaggatcgaatccggcgcaaaaTACAAAGAGCTGAGGAAAAACGCCAATTCTTGGACGTGGTaccctctgattctgatgctgatgttcCTGAAGAAGAAACCACTTGGGGTTTGCCTGATCAGTGTGCCAGAGAACTCGAAATTCCCATGGAGCAAATTGACGCTGAAGCTAAAGCGGAAGAAGATTCAGATTCATATGATGATTTTTATGTTCATCCAGACGTCACCAATAGTCATGACAGTGAttccgaagaagaggattccgagaaggatagtgatgaaGACTCTGAGAAGGACAATGATGATGAATCTGGAAACTCATATggatctgacgagtag